GTCGATGGGCATGGAAGTGCTCATGCCGTTCAGGTAGATCTCGTGGGTGTTGAGGCCCTCGGGCTCGAGGAAGAGCTGGTGCTTCTCGTGGTGGGGGAACTTGACGATCTTGTCTTCGATGGAGGGGCAGTAGCGCGGGCCGATGGACTGGATCTGCCCGGAGTACATGGGCGAGCGATGCACGTTCTCGCGGATGATGCGATGGGTCTCAGGCGTGGTGTAGGCGATGTAGCAGGGAACCTGCTTCTGCGTGATCTTCCGGGTGCGGAAGCTGAAGGGCGTGGGCTCAGGGTCGCCGGGCTGCTGCGGGAAGCGTGACCAGTCGATGGAGCGGCCGTCCAGGCGCGGGGGCGTGCCCGTCTTCAGGCGGCAGCCGCGCAGACCGAGCAGCTTCAGAGCTTCCCCGAGAAGCTGGGAGGGCGGCTCGCCGGAGCGTCCCGCGGGATAGGTCTCGGTGCCGCAGTGGATGAGGCCGTTCAAAAACGTCCCGGTGGTGATGAGGACGGCCTGGGCGCCGACGGTGCGGCCGTCGCGGAGCTTTATGCCTCGCGCCACACGGCGCTCGGCGGGTTTCTCGTTTCCCGTTTCTCGTTCCTCGTGAGCAGCATCAGCCTCTCGAGAAACCAGAAACGAGGAACGCGGAACGTCTTCGACAATCACATCCGCCACCTCCGCCTGCTTGATGTGGAGGTTGGGCTGGGATTCGAGCACCTGGCGCATCTTGAGGCGGTACTGCTGCTTGTCGCACTGGGCGCGGGGCGACCAGACGGCGGGGCCGCGAGAGGTGTTGAGCAGGCGGAACTGGATGCCGACGGCGTCGGTGACTTCGCCCATGATGCCGCCCAGGGCGTCCACCTCGCGGACGAGATGGCCTTTGGCGATTCCGCCCACCGCCGGGTTGCAGGACATCTGGGCGATGAGGTCGAGGTTGAGGGTAAAGAGCGCGGTCCTCAGGCCCATGCGGGCGGCGGCCATCGAGGCCTCACATCCGGCGTGACCGGCGCCGACAACCACCACATCGTATTGTTCGGCGAACGGCATGGACTCGGCGCGGCTTCCCATTCTAGCAACTGAAGGAAATTTGCAGGCGAAGCGCACCTTACTTGTGTCCTGGGGCGTGTAGAATGTTCCGGCCGTCCAGGCTGGAGTCCACCCATGGGCCGCCGCACCAAAAACCGCATCGAGCTGGTTCTCCCCGTGCGCGTCTGGGGGATGGATGCCAGTGGCAAGCCCTTCTCCCAGCTCGCCAACACCATCGACATCAGCCACGACGGCGCGCGTTTAGCCGGGGTGCGCGGCCTGATCACGCTGGGCGAGGTAATCGGGCTCCAGTACAAACTTCAGAAAGCGCGCTGCAAGGTGGTTTGGGTGGGGCGTCCCGGGACTGCCAAGCACGACCAGATCGCGATCGAGTATCTGGAGAAAGAAAAGAACATCTGGGCGCTGGAACTTCACCGCGACTCCCTGGTGGACGAGTTCGAAGTCGCGGGCTCTAAGAAGGAAGAGAACCGCGGGCACCAGCGCCTGAGTTGCAGCGGCGGTGTGGAGGTGCGCACCAAGCCGGATGCCCCCATGCTCTGGACCGAGCTCGCCGACATCAGCCGCTGCGGGTGCTACCTGCAGACGACGTCGGCGCTGCCGGTGAAGACGCACACTGAGTTGCTGATCCGCGCCGACGACATCGAGATCTCCTCTCCCGTGGTCGTCCGCACCTGCCATCCCGGAGTGGGCATGGGGCTGGAATTCACCGAGACGGACGCGGAGAACAAGCAGCGCCTGCACGAATTGATCGAGCACCTGGGAGGCACGAGCCAGCCGCCGGAGGAGGCGTCCAAGCTCCACCGGGAAGAGATTGGGCAGCGCCTGCAGAAGGCCAGCGCGGAGCTGCGCGACCTGGAGGAAATGCTCCTTTCCGAAGACGTGGACGCGGAGGTGCTGGGCGAGTTCCGGGAGGCGCTGGGCCACGCGCGCCACAGCGCCTGGGCGGTGCAGCAGTGGATGGAACTCCACGCCAAACACGACGACTCCTTCCCGATCATCTCCTTCCTGAACGGGGAGCGCGTGCGGCTGGTGACCTTGATGTGCCAGCACCTGGCGAAGGACATCCAGGCGGTGCAGCTCGAAGTCCCCAAGCAGGAGATCGCGGCCCTGATCCGCGCGGTCGAGGACCTCTTCCAGAATTGGCCCGGTGGTGAACCAGCACCGGAGGAGAAGAAGTAAGCCCGGGCGCATTCGCCGGTGGTGCCTCTGCGCCCCTTTTCCGTATATTGAAGGCATGGCAAGACCCGTCCCCATCGGCGCGCGCGGCGAAGCGGAAGAGCGCGTCGAGTTCAAGCACACCCTAACCTCTCATCACGAAATGCTGCCGCCGGTGTACTCCACCCCGGACATGATCCGGCTGATGGAGACGGCGGCTTTCCACGCCCTGCATCCCTACTGCGAGGGGGATGAGATCAGTGTCGGCACGGCCATCCACATCGAGCACCGGGCCTCGGCCGGGATCGGGACGGTGGCGCGGGCGGAGGCGGTGCTGGAGTCCTTCGACGGGCGCTTCTACGTGCTGCGCGTCTCGGTGCGCAACGGCGAGCAGGAGCTCGGCCGGGGCACGGTCACCCGGGCCGTCGTCAGCCTGGCAAGGATCCGGGAGAAGACGGGGAAGTAGAGACGTTGCATGCAACGTCTCTACGGCTCATTTCGCCGGGGCGGGCGCCGACCCGCCCAACTCATGACGCGCACCTTGGGCATGGAAGGCTCCGGGAGCGCAGGTTGCGCCACATAACGATTTGGAATGTTCCTAGGGAGAGCGCCTGTATAGCAAGAGGAGGACGAGAGGTCAAGCCAAAGGGTCACCCGAGCTATAATGCGCGGCACTCATGTCCATCGCCGCCGGAACCAAGTTTGGCCCTTATGAGATTCTCTCGCCGGTAGGCGCGGGCGGGATGGGCGAGGTGTATCGCGCGCGCGACACGCGGCTCGACCGCACCGTCGCTATCAAGGTCCTGCCCCAGCATCTCTCCGACAATCCTGCGCTCAAGCAGCGCCTGGAACGCGAAGCGAAATCGGTCTCCAACCTGTCGCATCCCAACATCTGCACCCTCTACGACGTGGGCGAGCAGGGTGGCGCCGCCTTCCTGGTGCTGGAGTTCCTGGAAGGCGAAACCCTGGAGCAGCGGTTGGAGCGCGGGCCGCTGCCGGCGGAGCAGGTGCTGCGGCTGGCCATCGAGATCACCGACGCGCTGGAAACGGCGCACAAGCAGGGAATCATCCACCGCGACCTGAAGCCTTCGAACGTCATGCTCACCAAGTCGGGCGCCAAGCTGATGGACTTCGGCCTGGCCAAGCTGACGGAACAACCGGCGCCCATGGCGGCCGCGCTCAGCGAGCTGACGGCGGAGAACCGCAAGCTGACCGCCGAAGGCACCATCATGGGGACGTTCCAATACATGGCGCCGGAGCAGCTCGAGGGCCGCGAAGCGGACGCGCGCACCGACATCTTCGCTCTGGGCATGGTGGTCTACGAGGCGGCGACGGGGCGGCCGGCGTTCACGGGTAAGACCAGGGCCAGCCTGATCGCCTCCATCCTGTCGTCGGAGCCGCCGGCCATCACCACCTTGCAGCCCATGACCCCGCCGGCGCTGGAGCGGGTGGTGAAGACCTGCCTGGCCAAAGACCCGGACGAGCGCTTCCAGACGGCGCACGATCTGAACCTGCAACTGCACTGGATCCTGGAGGGCGGCTCGCAGGCGGGAGTCGCAGCTCCGGTGGCGGCGCAGCGGCTTCTGCGCAAGCGCCTGCTGCTGGCAGCTGCGGGGGTCGGCTGGGCGGCGGCGTTGGCTGCGGCAATCACGGCGGTGGTCCTGAGTGGGCATCTGCGGCAGAGAGAGCGGCCGCTCGCGGCCGAGATTAGCCCTCCGCCCGGGATGGTTTTCGTCGGAGCGCTTCTCGGTGCGCCTGCCATCTCACCCGACGAGACCAAGCTGGCGTTTGTAGCCGGCAACCCCAAAGGCGCGCGGCTCTGGGTCCGCGACCTGGCCTCGGGTCGGACGGACGCGCTGGAAGGCACCGAGGGCGCCGCCTTCGTCTTCTGGTCCCCCGACAGCCGCTCGGTCGCCTTCTTCTCGGGCGGCAAGCTGAAGAAGATCGAGGCTGCAGGCGGCCCGGTGCAGATCCTTTGCGACGCGCCCGAGGGGCGCGGCGGCAGTTGGAGCCCGAACGGCACCATCATCTTCACGCCCAACATCTATGAATCGCTGTACCGCGTCCCCGAGGGCGGGGGAACGCCGGAGAAGGTGACCAATGCCAAGGCGGCATGGACGCACCGCAATCCCTACTTCCTGCCTGACGGCGAGCACTTTCTGTTCATCAGGCGCGAACCCGCGGGAACGGTGGCCGGCAGTCTCTACGCCGGCTCGCTGAAGGGCGGCGAGCCCAAGCAGGTGCTGGAGCGCGCCTCCAACGCGCAGTATTCGGGCGGCTACCTGCTCTACCTGAAGGACGGCAACCTGGTGGCGCAGCAGTTCGACCTGGGCAGCCTGAAGGTGAAGGGCAGCCCCATCGCGGTGGCCGAGAAGGTGGATTACTGGAACGCGCGCGATATGGCGTACTTTGCCGCCTCTGGCAGCGGCATGCTGCTGTACCGCAAGAGCGTCTCCACCTCCACGCAGGCGACATGGATGGACCGCGGCGGCCGCGAGCTGGAGAAAGTGGGCGAGCCGGGGCTGTACTTTGATCCGCAACTATCCGCGGATGGCAGCAAACTGGCGCTGGCCCGGGTGGACAAGGATTCGCAGAACGCGGACGTCTGGGTGGTGGACCTGAAGCGCAATAACATGTCGCGGGCGACCTTCGCCGAGGCGGCAAACCTCAGCTACGCCCTCTCTCCGGACGGAAACATGGTTGCGGTCGACACGAACAGCAACGGCTCGCACGGCCAGCTCTGGACGCAGCCCATCAGCGGCGCGGGAACTCAGCAGAACCTGGTGGACTCCCCCTCCTGGCTGACTGTGACCGATTGGTCCCGCGACGGGCGCTACCTGTTCGGAGACGTGCAGGAGAACAAGACCCGGGAAGACGTCTTCTTCGTTGACCTGAAAGGCGACCGCAAGCTCACCAAGTTCCTTCAAAGTCCCGCGTCCGAGCAGGGGGCCAAGCTTT
This Terriglobales bacterium DNA region includes the following protein-coding sequences:
- a CDS encoding PilZ domain-containing protein, producing MGRRTKNRIELVLPVRVWGMDASGKPFSQLANTIDISHDGARLAGVRGLITLGEVIGLQYKLQKARCKVVWVGRPGTAKHDQIAIEYLEKEKNIWALELHRDSLVDEFEVAGSKKEENRGHQRLSCSGGVEVRTKPDAPMLWTELADISRCGCYLQTTSALPVKTHTELLIRADDIEISSPVVVRTCHPGVGMGLEFTETDAENKQRLHELIEHLGGTSQPPEEASKLHREEIGQRLQKASAELRDLEEMLLSEDVDAEVLGEFREALGHARHSAWAVQQWMELHAKHDDSFPIISFLNGERVRLVTLMCQHLAKDIQAVQLEVPKQEIAALIRAVEDLFQNWPGGEPAPEEKK
- a CDS encoding hotdog domain-containing protein — protein: MARPVPIGARGEAEERVEFKHTLTSHHEMLPPVYSTPDMIRLMETAAFHALHPYCEGDEISVGTAIHIEHRASAGIGTVARAEAVLESFDGRFYVLRVSVRNGEQELGRGTVTRAVVSLARIREKTGK
- a CDS encoding protein kinase yields the protein MSIAAGTKFGPYEILSPVGAGGMGEVYRARDTRLDRTVAIKVLPQHLSDNPALKQRLEREAKSVSNLSHPNICTLYDVGEQGGAAFLVLEFLEGETLEQRLERGPLPAEQVLRLAIEITDALETAHKQGIIHRDLKPSNVMLTKSGAKLMDFGLAKLTEQPAPMAAALSELTAENRKLTAEGTIMGTFQYMAPEQLEGREADARTDIFALGMVVYEAATGRPAFTGKTRASLIASILSSEPPAITTLQPMTPPALERVVKTCLAKDPDERFQTAHDLNLQLHWILEGGSQAGVAAPVAAQRLLRKRLLLAAAGVGWAAALAAAITAVVLSGHLRQRERPLAAEISPPPGMVFVGALLGAPAISPDETKLAFVAGNPKGARLWVRDLASGRTDALEGTEGAAFVFWSPDSRSVAFFSGGKLKKIEAAGGPVQILCDAPEGRGGSWSPNGTIIFTPNIYESLYRVPEGGGTPEKVTNAKAAWTHRNPYFLPDGEHFLFIRREPAGTVAGSLYAGSLKGGEPKQVLERASNAQYSGGYLLYLKDGNLVAQQFDLGSLKVKGSPIAVAEKVDYWNARDMAYFAASGSGMLLYRKSVSTSTQATWMDRGGRELEKVGEPGLYFDPQLSADGSKLALARVDKDSQNADVWVVDLKRNNMSRATFAEAANLSYALSPDGNMVAVDTNSNGSHGQLWTQPISGAGTQQNLVDSPSWLTVTDWSRDGRYLFGDVQENKTREDVFFVDLKGDRKLTKFLQSPASEQGAKLSPNGKWLAYQSDESGRAEVYVAAFPGPGSKWQISNGGGGNPQWSHDDKELYFIGGTKLMTVPISDPATFQFGTPQELPLPPESVAFAPGPTSDRFLVLKPAGKPEASPIHVVLN